From Nitrospirota bacterium:
CAATATGCTGGTCCCTTGCTCAGGATTAAAACGCCTCCCCTTGAGAGAATATTTTCGGTCTTTCTGATAAAGTCGTATGTCCTGAAGAGCGCCCTAGTTACGATAATATCGTAGGCTTCCCCCGCGGCACTCTTTGCATGCTCCTGAAGGCTGCTCTGAATTACTGCAATGTCGGTTAACCGGAGCTTATTGCATATGTGTCTCAGAAACCCGGCTTTTTTCCATGAGGGTTCCATCAGGGAGACGCTTAACTCAGGTTGTGCAATCTTGAGTACAACCCCTGGAAATCCGCCCCCGCTGCCCACATCAAGTACCCGGATATGCCTTGTCCTGACCCCTGGGAGGTCTGGAAAGACCTTCAGATAGAGCAGGGAATCCAGGAAGAGGCGGATGGCCATAGCCCTATCGTCCTTCAATCCTGTTATGTTGTATGCCTTTGACCAGGTCCGTAGCTCCCTGTGATAGAGGGCATATTTGTTCAGGATATCCTCATCAGGCTCTATCCCCAGCTCCTGTAACCCTGCGGTCAATATATCAAGGAAATCCTCTGCCACAGGCTGATTATTCTATCATTTCCGAGATATCCACACCAAGAGCGAGGTTATGGAGTATGTGGTCTATGGTGGCAACGACTCCGAAGTTAAGGAAGGTTGACTGCAATATGGTTTCAGGCGGGTTGAGTATCTCGTTGCGGATTGTTAAAAAGAGACGCCTCAGTCTCGTCCTTCTGTTATAGCTTGAGTTACGGATGATATCAGAGCATAGCTCACACATTGGGACGGCTTCTCTGCGGGCATAATCGAGAAACATCTCTGCTATCTTGAGAAATAAGCTGTCCGGGATATCACAGGTCTGTTTGCCCTTATAAGGTTTCAGCAACCTGTAGATGTTGTCCTCATGCATCCACCATGTCTCAAGGGGGAACTGGAACATATCTTTTTGATGGTAGCTCAGGGGTTTGTAGTCAGGGGTTTCAAGCATATATTCTACAGGTTCTATATTCTGCCAGCCCAGGATGTTTTTCAGGATAACCGTATCAAGTGGTATGGCAAATCCGTTGCTGAACCCCTTTTTCATAAAGTGCTTTATTAACTTAAGGAGATAATCTTCCTTTACAGGATAATAGCTCAGTTCTGAAAAATACTCCCTTTTTATGTCGTCATACGCCTCTTTTGTCAGATTTGTTATGATGATTGTGTCCTTGATGCCAACCTTCAGCTTCATGAGTATGGAGGCGAAAAAGTAATTATTACGTCCGAATTTTTTACCGATAAAAGCGGACATGGAGCCGTTTCCGTCAATAAGGCTTACCCAGAGGTCGACATATTTGTTCTTTCCTCCCCGGGAGAGGTCAGTAAAGAATGACATGTCCTCCGGCGGTAAAGGTAATTCCTGCATGAGGGATATATATGACCTTTCTGCTTCATCCTTCATAAGGGGGTTAAGGCAGGAGACACTGTAGATGATGTTTATTGCATCCTGTGTTGATGCCATCTCTATTGCCCTTAAAGCCGAGATGGAGACATCGCTGTCGTGGTGGTACGTGAGGTGTTCCAGAAAGCAGAGCACTTCGGGTTCTTCCGAGCCTGCCAGGTCTTCTATCATTCCGAGAAGTCCCTCTGGTTTGCTTTTTTCAATAATTACCTTATGAATGTCATAGAGTTTTGAGGGATTCGACCTTATCTGATCTACTATGAAATCCTCAAAGGAGTCCCTGAAATCTGTAAACTCCTCTACAAAGTCCTCAAACCCCTCCAGGCTTTCCAGGAGGTCTTCAGGCTCAAAGGCCGAAAGAATAATGGCCTTGTCCAGGTCTGATATGTTCTCTGTGCTGAGCACCTTCTTAAGCTCATTTATGAGCCATTCAGGAAGCGGTCGCGGGCTGTGCCTGTCAAGTATGAACTTCGTAAGTGTCAATATGTTATCTTTCTTTTGAGATGTGAATTTTTCAGTCCGGATCAATCTGAACAGAAGCCTCAGAACTGTATTGGGGTCTTCGTATATATATCTGGATACCTGCCGTCTCATATCCCTTGGTGGAAGGGCAATAAGTCTTCTGAGATCAGCAAGCTGGTTTTTTCTGGCCATCTACCTCTCCTTTATTCAGTAACCATAAATTAGGAAACAACCCAGGCAGTGTTCTCTATTGCCTGCTTCTTTCCCTTCTCTTTTTCTCGAGGGCTATCATAACAAGGGCTATGGCAGCTGGTGTGACTCCCGGGATGCGGCTTGCTTCACCTATATTTGAGGGTCTGACCTCTTCGAGTTTTCTCAGAACTTCACGGGAGAGTCCCGATATCCTGTCAAACTTGAAGTCAGGCGGAATGGTACGCCCCTCGATACGCTTCATCCTTTCCACCATCTCCATCTGACGTTTGATGTATCCCTTATATTTTATCTCTGTTTCAACAAGTTTTTCCAGTTCTTTATCAACTTCGTAAGGAGGAGGGCAGAGAGTCCTCAGAAAACCATAGGAGACTTCAGGACGTTTCAGTAGCTGGAGAAGCGGAGTTTTTTCAGTAATAGCTGAAGTCTTCAGGGATTCAAGTAAGGGGTTTGCCTCTTCTGCGCTGACCTTCAGGGAGTGGATTCTCTTTAACTCGGCCTCCAACAGTTCCTTTCTCCTGAGGAATCTCCTGTACTCTCCTTCACAGACAAGACCTGTCCCAAATCCCTTTTCCCTGAGCCTGAAGTCTGCATTGTCGTGCCTCAGCAGCAGCCTGTATTCCGCCCTTGATGTAAACATCCTGTACGGCTCTGACGTTCCCTTTGTGACAAGGTCGTCAATCAATACCCCTATGTATGCCTCATGTCGTTTAAGTACAAGGGGGGCTTCTGATCTGAGCTTTAGTGCTGCATTTATCCCGGCCATCAGACCCTGGGCCGCTGCCTCTTCATAACCGGAGGTTCCGTTTATCTGACCCGCAAGAAATAACCCTTCTGTTGACCTGGTCTCAAGGGTGTGTTTCAGCTGTGTCGGATAAACAAAATCATATTCAATTGCATAACCGGGCCTCATAATCTCAGCCTCTTCAAGTCCAGCAATGCTCCTGACGAGTTCAACCTGTATATCGTAGGGCAGGCTTGTGGATATGCCGTTGGCATAATACTCCTTTGTCTGAAGCCCCTCTGGTTCAAGGAAGACCTGGTGCCCCGGCCTGTCGGAGAATCTCACGACCTTGTCTTCTATGGATGGACAGTACCTCGGTCCAACACCCTTTATCCTGCCGCTGTATAAAGGGGAGCGGTCGAGGCTGTCAAGGATAATCCTGTGTGTCCTTTCGTTTGTATGTGTTATAAAGCATGGCAGTTGAGGATTGGTTATTGTGTCTGTAGAGTAGGAAAACGGTATCGGAGGGTCATCACCTGACTGTTCCGTGGTCCTTGAGAAATCTATGCTCCTTGAGTCTATCCTTGGTGGTGTCCCTGTCTTTAGCCTTCCCAGTCTTAATCCGAGCTCTTTCAGGGAGTCTGAAAGGCCAAGGGATGGAAACTCTCCGGCCCTGCCCGCAGCGTGGCTGTCAAGCCCTATGTGGATCAATCCTTTTAAAAATGTGCCGGTTGTAATAATTACAGCCCCTGCTCCATAAAATGCTTCATGCGAGGTTGATACGCCCGTGACGTGTCCGTCCTTTGTGTTTATCCTTTCAACAGATGCCTGTTTTATTGTCAGCTTCGGTTCTGATTCAAGTACTTCGCGCATTGTAAGACGGTAAAGCACCCTGTCTGCCTGGGCCCTGAGTGACCAGACGGCCGGTCCTTTACTGCTGTTCAGCATCCTGAATTGTATGCCGGCCCTGTCTGTGACCCTGGCCATCTCTCCCCCGAGTGCATCTATCTCTCTTACGAGGTGTCCCTTTGCAAGCCCGCCTATTGCAGGGTTGCAGGACAACTGTGCAATGGTGTCGAGGTTCATGGCAAAGAGGCATGTCGAAAGCCCCATCCGTGCAGAAGCAAGTGCAGCCTCACATCCTGCGTGGCCACCACCTACAACTATGATGTCATATTCAGATTCAGTATACATTTCAGTGGTCAGGGGGCTTCCTCGTTAAACATTATAATGTTTTCTTAACTCGCTTATCTTCTTGTAACCTTCCGGACTAAGTTTTTTGAGGTCGCTTTCGGCTTCTTCGAGTCTTTCAGTCACTTTTGCCTTCAGATCTTCAGGGGTTTTCTCTGCTGCCAATAATCCTACATAGAGGGATGAGACGGCATAGAGGAAACTGATATTTTCCTGGTCCACTTCAAGCAGTCTCTGAAATACAAGCGTGGGAAACAGGGGGTTGTCGACAGCATATACAATGTCGTACATCTTGTCGATTATCAGGGACTCATTAATCATCACATCAACATCAACTACCGGTCTTCCCTTGTCATCCTTGTCAAGATACTCAAAACCCTTCACTGCCTTGATAGTCTCCTGAAAACATTTCTTCTCACAGAAAAATGCCGGGATGTTTATACAGAAAAGTCCGTGAACCATATAGAAGAGCTTTCCATCCTGTCGCTCCCTAACTACCCGTATTTCCTTGCCGCATTTGTCACAGTGTGTTATCAGATTTGTTGCCATGCATGCTCCTTTCATAACAGAAATATTGTCAGACTCAGGCAGTTCTTAAGCTCGGTCTCTACCTTTTATGGTAATAACTGTCCGGTCGATATTGCAAGCCCGCCAAAAGAATATGAACTTCCAGCTTGTCTCCGGGATAGAGGTGAAGGCGTTAAAAAGGCTGTCTGTTTTCCTTCCGGCAGATTTTTCGGGTTTACCTCGTGTGTTGATTGGTGGTATACTAATTCTCATTTTTGGAGATATATTTGAATAGAAACAGACTCTTAAAGGAAGACTTGAAAGGTGTGTTTAAAGGATTATTAATGAGGCTTGTCTTGAGGTTATCTTCTTTCAGTGCAACCAGGATTTTATGTATTCTGTTTTGCCTGTCCCTGCTCTTTTCTTATGCCGTCCCAGCCCTTGCCGCCCAGGAAGCCCCGATAGTGAAAGTGATTGAGATCAAGGGCATGAAGAGGGTTGATGAGGGTGCGATTCGTAAAAGACTTTCCCAGAAAGCAGGACAGCCCCTTGCAGAAGATAATATATCGAAGGATATAAAGAGCATTTACAAGATGGGTTATTTTGAGGATGTAAGGGTGGAGGCCGAACCATTTGAAGGCGGTCTGAAGATAATATATATAGTAAAGGAAAAACCAACGATTGTTAAGGTTGGGTTTCAGGGCAACAGGGAATATGATGACGATAAGCTCAGGGAGCAGATAACCATTACTTCAGGTGCAATCGAGGATGCAACTCTTATCCGGGATAATGTTCATAGACTGAGGGTGTTTTATGAAGGTGAGGGCTACTGGCTTGCCGGTATTGTGCCTGTTGTCAGAAAGATTACAGAAAATGAGGTTTCTCTGACCTTCCTGATCAAAGAGGGCGAAAAGGTGAAGATAAAGGAGATCAGGATAAAGGGGAACCAGGCGTTATCCGACCGAGAGATTAAAAAGGTTATGCAGACAAAGAGCTGGGGTCTCCT
This genomic window contains:
- the rsmG gene encoding 16S rRNA (guanine(527)-N(7))-methyltransferase RsmG, whose product is MTAGLQELGIEPDEDILNKYALYHRELRTWSKAYNITGLKDDRAMAIRLFLDSLLYLKVFPDLPGVRTRHIRVLDVGSGGGFPGVVLKIAQPELSVSLMEPSWKKAGFLRHICNKLRLTDIAVIQSSLQEHAKSAAGEAYDIIVTRALFRTYDFIRKTENILSRGGVLILSKGPAYCEEIKEAQTRLGSRIKNFNIETIALKLPLTDIERYFIRVTPA
- the mnmG gene encoding tRNA uridine-5-carboxymethylaminomethyl(34) synthesis enzyme MnmG gives rise to the protein MYTESEYDIIVVGGGHAGCEAALASARMGLSTCLFAMNLDTIAQLSCNPAIGGLAKGHLVREIDALGGEMARVTDRAGIQFRMLNSSKGPAVWSLRAQADRVLYRLTMREVLESEPKLTIKQASVERINTKDGHVTGVSTSHEAFYGAGAVIITTGTFLKGLIHIGLDSHAAGRAGEFPSLGLSDSLKELGLRLGRLKTGTPPRIDSRSIDFSRTTEQSGDDPPIPFSYSTDTITNPQLPCFITHTNERTHRIILDSLDRSPLYSGRIKGVGPRYCPSIEDKVVRFSDRPGHQVFLEPEGLQTKEYYANGISTSLPYDIQVELVRSIAGLEEAEIMRPGYAIEYDFVYPTQLKHTLETRSTEGLFLAGQINGTSGYEEAAAQGLMAGINAALKLRSEAPLVLKRHEAYIGVLIDDLVTKGTSEPYRMFTSRAEYRLLLRHDNADFRLREKGFGTGLVCEGEYRRFLRRKELLEAELKRIHSLKVSAEEANPLLESLKTSAITEKTPLLQLLKRPEVSYGFLRTLCPPPYEVDKELEKLVETEIKYKGYIKRQMEMVERMKRIEGRTIPPDFKFDRISGLSREVLRKLEEVRPSNIGEASRIPGVTPAAIALVMIALEKKRRERSRQ